The Arachis ipaensis cultivar K30076 chromosome B07, Araip1.1, whole genome shotgun sequence genomic interval TGGACAAATTTGTTCCTCATCTGTATGTCAATGAAAATGACTTGATTTGCAGCTTTTATGTTGATCCTGATGGTAGCATAGGAGTGAAGAACACCGAAAAGGAAAATACAAGCTCTGCGGATGGAGATTGGTGAGATCCCTTCCATAGTCAAACATGAATTGTCAGTTTTCATGCTTGCAGGACCACTTTGCAAAACATAAAGTACATTGGTGAGATCCCTTCCATTTCATGTAAGTTCTAGTTGTCTATTTACTTCTGGAGAGAGATGCTACTCTTGCAAGATTATAGTTCGAATATGCAGCTGATAAATGAAGGAGGTTACTAGCTTCAACTCATCAAACCTAGCTTCTCAGACGGCTAAACACATCCTTGAACCTCATTTTTCAGTCCAGTTCACTTATTTATCCAAACAAGGAGCACCAAATGGTTCATAGCACCATCTTTGAACCTCATTTTTTATTTAACATCATTTTAAAACAATGTAGAAAATGAAGCTGCTACAAAATGCAGCTGCTATTGCAAGATCAAAAACACAGTTAAATTATTATGCAGACAACTACTTAAGTGGTTAAAGAAAGAAGCGTCAATGTTTTAAGTATGGGAAAAATCTTTATCAACTTTTATATAATGTGTATTATAGCACATTTATAAACTCTTACATTATCTTGGAGTCAAGAATTAACTTGTCTTTTGTCCAGAGGCATTTTAAAACAACCTTAGTCCCAATTGTACCATCACAAAAACTCCAAGCTGATGAAACCAGTTGAAGGCAACACATATGCATCATTAGCACTTAGCAGAATGCAAAAACATGATATTTTTTCCCCACATTATTGAATATAGTTTCACTGAATGCAGAATAGGAAGATAAATGCCTTCTAATCAAAATTTTACTATCTTGCCATCCATGATGTAATCTTCTAAAATCAGAGTGACTACATGCAGAATAATGTGCTAGATTCTTAATTAACTAATCTAACAATCCACATTAAGCATAATGAAACCTCAATATCTGAGCTTCTCTCTGAATATGTCCATCTTTGTTTGTGCAAAAGTCCGAACTTAATTTAATTAATGATGGATTATTATTTAATTAGTTGTCAACCAAAGAGAAATATACATTactatttttaattaggtcttaaCTCTTAAGCGAATTTGTTTCATTCATCGGATACACACTTTCAATTTCAAGTTTTCAAACCTGTTCTTGCATGGAATATTTTTCTACAATATATACATTGAATGacgaaataaaaaaatattcatggattaaaatgttataaaataaaattatgttcATACTGAATGGTAAAAAATCAAACCAAACAAAAATTGACTCGaataaatgaaacaaaacataaaacatAGAGGAGGAACATTATCATGAATAAATATTCTGCACCAAAACATTATCTCCGATGATAATATCCTTCAATCGAATGAGAGAAGGAACATGGTAAACTATTTGAAAATGGTCATCATACCAAGGAGTCAACAAAATCCTAAACTCTTGATTTTCAGGATCATGGTAGGCAATGCAACCATTGGAACTTGCAGAATACTGAAAAATAGGAGTCCAAGATTCTCCAACTCCATATCTTTCCATCCTCCACATTGTGACAAGCAGCTCATTAAAATATATCAAGCAATATGCTTTGTCATGGGACGAGTTAATGACATAAAGGCAAATAAACCTAAAAAGTGATAATTGAatagaaattaacataaaaataagaacaattagAATATTATTAACAGAAGAAATTAAATTTATACATCAATGTGACAAATATGAGTATGCCAAAATTTGACTGAAGCTAGAAACCAAGCGTACGGATTTCACAGATGAATTAAAAAAGAAAGTAGTTGGCTCGGATTTCACAGTTTCATCACGCTAAGTTGAATCCAACACGTTGATGCCTACGTGGCCTTCTTCCACTTTCTGCTTCTTCCTTTGATAACAGTTTCAGAGCTTTGCACTAAAATCTTTGGTGCACCGCTTTATTATTGGTTCTTCGATCTTGTTCCTTCTCCTCTCTTCAGTTGACCACTTTTCCGTCAAAGCCTTCCAAGTAATTTCAAAGCTGTCACTGAATCTCCTTGCAACTCTATGAATGTGATCCCTTTGAGGGTACATGAATCCATAAGAAAACAAAAGCCTCATATCGTTTGCAAATTCATCAGGCCTTGAATACACGAATTTGTTCAGCTTTGACTCTATATCCTCAAACCCTATTGGCTTCAACAACACACTCTCACATTTGTTACCAAGAATCCCTAACTTCTTGGGATCCAGAGTCTTATTGAAAGCCCAGCCATCTCTTCCAACCatgaagcgcttcaagatcaccCAACACTGCATCTTTTGATAACGATCCATTCTCTGCTCATTCAGAACAACCTtcatctcctcttccttcttcgaaCCGGTTCTTGGGATTCTTGAACATACATTGTGAtgttcttcctcttccttctttgTGTTCTTTGAGTCAAGCACCTTAGAACCGGTTCTTGGGATTCTTGAACATGCATTGTGGTGTTCTTGCACAGAAGATTTTGTGGA includes:
- the LOC107606490 gene encoding transcription factor GTE12-like, with protein sequence MAEAEAEVALRKRLIIKLRLPRSRTVSSEECKRKHDADTAKPGPEFMASEKRKKDQHCSTTEYSWNVVGKSHVEGSRTLSTDAQCKQKKDDDGADSRGGRKRRKLATSEVSVSTKSSVQEHHNACSRIPRTGSKVLDSKNTKKEEEEHHNVCSRIPRTGSKKEEEMKVVLNEQRMDRYQKMQCWVILKRFMVGRDGWAFNKTLDPKKLGILGNKCESVLLKPIGFEDIESKLNKFVYSRPDEFANDMRLLFSYGFMYPQRDHIHRVARRFSDSFEITWKALTEKWSTEERRRNKIEEPIIKRCTKDFSAKL